A genomic window from Quercus lobata isolate SW786 chromosome 10, ValleyOak3.0 Primary Assembly, whole genome shotgun sequence includes:
- the LOC115965134 gene encoding uncharacterized protein LOC115965134, which translates to MATTNNVQGDELRPTTLERQVQTLMTTLERLTKQNQDLEELLRQKNAAMGTQGENQEGTSAERRDQEGPEGSNAPSRPKRQDISCPSVTDMAQLHIVAEMQAMKEQMNVMMNALKGRVSSDLDDLVHQTDSPFTASVNSFPLPPKFRMPQVENYDGNKDPLDHLESFKTLMHLQGVPDEIICRAFPTTLKGPARIWFSRLTPNSISTFKELSAQFASHFIGGHRYKKSTACLISIKQREDETLRSYITRFNKEALSIDEANDKILVAAFTNGLRKGKFLFSLYKNDPKTMSDVLYRATKYMNAEDALLAREKRERQEDTRQDRGQKMARTGDAERTEATPPVEHQAPTEVLPVKRMA; encoded by the coding sequence ATGGCAACTACCAACAACGTTCAGGGAGACGAGCTGCGACCCACTACCCTGGAGAGGCAGGTCCAAACCCTTATGACAACATTGGAACGTCTCACCAAACAGAATCAGGACCTTGAAGAACTGCTACGGCAAAAGAACGCCGCTATGGGTACCCAAGGGGAAAATCAAGAAGGTACCAGTGCCGAGCGAAGAGACCAAGAGGGGCCGGAAGGTAGTAATGCCCCAAGCAGACCCAAGCGACAAGATATAAGCTGTCCATCCGTCACTGATATGGCTCAACTCCACATtgtcgcggagatgcaggcgatgaaggaacaGATGAATGTCATGATGAACGCCCTCAAAGGACGGGTGTCCAGCGACCTTGATGATTTGGTCCACCAAACCGACTCGCCGTTCACCGCgtccgtcaactccttcccccttcCACCAAAGTTTCGTATGCCGCAAGTGGAAAACTACGACGGAAACAAAGACCCTCTAGATCATTTGGAGTCCTtcaagaccttgatgcaccttcagggggTACCCGACGAGATCATATGCAGAGCTTTCCCCACCACGCTGAAGGGTCCCGCAAGGATATGGTTTAGCAGGCTGACGCCTAACTCCATCAGTactttcaaggagctaagcgccCAGTTTGCTTCGCACTTCATTGGAGGACACAGGTATAAGAAGTCTACAGCATGCTTGATAAGCATCAAGCAGCGGGAAGATGAGACGCTAAGGTCTTACATAACACGCTTTAACAAAGAGGCGCTTTCAATTGATGAAGCTAACGACAAGATACTTGTAGCCGCTTTCACAAATGGACTGCGGAAGGGTAAGTTCCTATTTTCACTATATAAGAATGACCCGAAGACTATGTCGGACGTGCTTTACAGGGcaaccaagtacatgaatgctgagGACGCGCTTCTGGCtcgagagaagagagaaaggcaAGAGGATACGCGACAGGACAGAGGGCAGAAGATGGCAAGAACTGGAGACGCTGAACGGACAGAAGCTACACCACCCGTGGAACACCAAGCACCTACGGAAGTACTACCAGTAAAAAGGATGGCATGA